From a single Flavobacterium sp. genomic region:
- a CDS encoding site-specific integrase: MASIKLILRTHQADQTGHSPLYIRIIKDRKTKFITAGVKLKENEWDEVKQKVKKNHPNSARMNAALSQKIADAEGQVADMERKIKTVSIKKLKEAIKGKEVPNFFQYAYARCEKIKGSVSFGTYKNYMLYTKKFENYVGSKDVYFDDITVSVLKDYMAHMGNILKNGATTQRYSIMILAIMFKEAIKEDIIPEYMYPFNKLTLKKDTEKRVFLNKDQIEKLTNLDLKEGKKADLWRDLFLFSIYAGGLRFSDVIELQYTNYNSEEQRIKKVIRKTGRLHQFKIGKVAIDILNKYIKEDAQPDDYIFPIITDKKSYNKSEEIRYFISQRENHSANFQLNRMGKMLKLPFPLSFHLSRHSFATNALNNGMRIEHVSKLMDHTDISTTQIYAKIISEELDKAVDSYIF; the protein is encoded by the coding sequence ATGGCATCAATTAAACTAATTTTAAGAACACACCAGGCAGACCAAACCGGACACAGCCCTTTGTACATTCGAATTATAAAAGATAGAAAAACGAAATTTATCACTGCTGGAGTGAAGCTCAAAGAGAACGAGTGGGATGAAGTAAAGCAGAAAGTAAAAAAGAACCATCCCAACAGCGCGAGGATGAATGCTGCATTATCTCAAAAAATTGCAGATGCTGAAGGTCAGGTTGCGGATATGGAAAGAAAGATAAAAACCGTTTCCATCAAAAAACTAAAAGAAGCCATCAAGGGAAAAGAAGTGCCAAACTTTTTTCAATATGCTTATGCTCGATGTGAAAAAATAAAAGGTAGCGTTTCGTTTGGAACTTATAAAAATTATATGCTTTACACAAAGAAATTTGAAAATTATGTAGGCAGCAAGGATGTTTATTTTGATGATATTACGGTGTCAGTTTTAAAGGACTATATGGCTCATATGGGAAATATTCTAAAAAACGGAGCAACGACACAACGCTATTCAATAATGATCTTGGCGATAATGTTCAAGGAAGCTATTAAAGAAGACATCATTCCAGAATATATGTATCCATTCAACAAACTGACATTAAAAAAAGATACCGAGAAAAGAGTATTCCTAAACAAAGACCAAATCGAAAAACTAACCAATTTAGACCTCAAAGAAGGAAAGAAAGCGGATTTATGGAGAGATTTATTCCTATTCTCAATTTATGCCGGAGGATTAAGATTTAGCGATGTTATCGAGCTGCAATACACCAATTACAATAGCGAAGAGCAAAGAATAAAAAAAGTAATCCGTAAAACAGGAAGATTACACCAGTTTAAAATTGGTAAAGTGGCGATTGATATTTTGAATAAATACATCAAAGAAGATGCACAACCAGATGATTATATTTTCCCAATTATTACAGATAAAAAATCATACAACAAGAGTGAAGAAATACGTTATTTCATTTCACAAAGAGAAAATCATTCTGCAAATTTCCAACTCAACCGAATGGGTAAAATGTTGAAACTACCGTTTCCACTTTCGTTCCATTTATCGCGACACAGTTTTGCAACAAATGCGTTAAATAATGGAATGAGAATTGAGCACGTTTCTAAATTAATGGACCACACAGACATCAGTACAACGCAGATATATGCTAAAATCATTAGCGAAGAATTAGACAAAGCAGTTGACAGTTACATTTTCTAA
- a CDS encoding DUF4265 domain-containing protein, translating into MDEESVEIMWATFVDKEKELYKLDSIPFYSPLVASDDIVFAKFDDHEQMFTYRKTVEYSGNSTVQIVLMDKSKDINQIRDTFKELGCVSEKVNEGYFSMEIPSTVDYKSIKKKLDELETQETIGYAEPCLSDGHIQ; encoded by the coding sequence TTGGACGAAGAATCGGTCGAGATAATGTGGGCGACATTTGTTGACAAAGAAAAAGAACTTTACAAGCTCGATAGCATTCCATTTTACTCACCACTTGTAGCTTCAGACGACATTGTGTTTGCGAAATTTGACGACCATGAACAAATGTTTACTTATCGCAAGACAGTAGAATATTCAGGCAACTCTACAGTTCAAATTGTGTTAATGGACAAGTCAAAAGACATAAATCAAATCCGAGACACATTCAAAGAACTTGGTTGTGTTTCGGAAAAAGTTAATGAAGGATATTTTTCAATGGAAATCCCTTCAACTGTTGACTATAAAAGCATAAAGAAAAAGTTAGACGAGTTAGAAACGCAAGAGACTATTGGTTACGCAGAACCTTGTTTATCGGACGGACACATACAATGA
- a CDS encoding type II toxin-antitoxin system ParD family antitoxin, producing the protein MAKNTSILLGDYFDDFINQQLRSGRFSSASEVVRTALRMFEQEESKKAELIKELKKGEKSGFVKDFNRDTFLKDLHNKHLCK; encoded by the coding sequence ATGGCAAAAAACACATCAATACTATTAGGAGATTATTTTGATGATTTTATTAATCAGCAATTAAGAAGTGGTCGGTTTTCTTCAGCAAGCGAAGTTGTAAGAACTGCATTAAGAATGTTTGAGCAAGAAGAATCAAAAAAAGCTGAACTTATCAAAGAACTTAAAAAAGGAGAAAAATCTGGATTTGTAAAAGATTTTAACAGAGATACTTTTTTAAAGGATTTACATAACAAACATTTGTGTAAATGA
- a CDS encoding type II toxin-antitoxin system RelE/ParE family toxin, which produces MIYKISKEASNDLEKIWLYTIETWSAEQADRYLNLIFDEIEYLCQKPNSGSDFSHVRKDYLRSQVKSHFIFYKINEKQSELEIIRILHQQMDIENRLNE; this is translated from the coding sequence ATGATTTACAAAATAAGTAAAGAAGCATCAAATGATCTTGAAAAAATTTGGCTTTATACAATTGAAACTTGGTCTGCAGAACAAGCTGACAGGTATTTGAATTTGATTTTTGATGAAATAGAATATCTATGTCAAAAACCAAATTCTGGTTCTGATTTTAGCCATGTCAGAAAAGATTATTTACGTTCTCAGGTCAAATCCCATTTTATTTTCTACAAAATCAACGAAAAACAAAGTGAGTTAGAGATTATCCGAATTCTACATCAACAAATGGATATAGAAAATCGGCTAAACGAATAA
- the pdxH gene encoding pyridoxamine 5'-phosphate oxidase, which translates to MKDLSNYRKSYDKSELLENQIPEDPINLFHRWFYEAEDLNAADEVNAMTVATIGLDGFPKSRVVLLKKFNEEGFIFYTNYNSEKGKAILNNPNVCLSFFWPGVERQIIIKGIAEKTADSISDNYFASRPDGSKLGAIVSPQSEVIPNREFLENNLKELEQEWEGKEILRPAHWGGFLVRPVAVEFWQGRPNRLHDRIRYQLTNDFDWTIERLSP; encoded by the coding sequence ATGAAAGATTTAAGTAATTACAGGAAATCCTACGATAAAAGTGAATTATTGGAAAATCAAATTCCCGAAGATCCAATTAATTTATTTCATAGATGGTTTTACGAAGCAGAAGATTTAAATGCCGCCGATGAAGTCAATGCAATGACTGTCGCTACTATTGGTTTAGATGGTTTTCCAAAATCTAGAGTAGTTTTATTGAAAAAATTTAACGAAGAAGGTTTTATTTTTTATACCAATTATAATTCTGAAAAGGGAAAAGCAATACTCAACAATCCAAATGTTTGTTTATCTTTTTTTTGGCCTGGAGTTGAACGTCAGATTATTATCAAAGGAATTGCCGAGAAAACAGCTGATAGTATTTCCGATAATTATTTTGCTTCACGTCCCGATGGAAGTAAATTAGGGGCAATTGTGTCGCCTCAGAGTGAAGTAATTCCAAATCGAGAATTTTTAGAAAATAATTTAAAGGAATTAGAACAAGAGTGGGAGGGAAAAGAAATTTTGCGACCTGCGCATTGGGGAGGTTTTTTAGTTCGCCCAGTAGCTGTAGAGTTTTGGCAAGGAAGACCAAATCGTTTACACGACCGAATTCGCTATCAATTAACTAACGATTTTGATTGGACTATAGAGCGTTTGTCGCCTTGA
- a CDS encoding RNA polymerase sigma factor has product MQDEKAFILELLEPKTQNEAFRKLLQLYQKPLYNQIRNMVLNHDDADDVLQNTFIKIFSNLKNFKGDSKLFSWMYRIATNEAITFMQQRAKKQGISNEEVQQKAINKLESDVFFDGNEIQLKLQKAIAILPEKQQLVFKMRYFEELKYEEMSEILTTSVGALKASYHIAVKKIEEYLHTN; this is encoded by the coding sequence TTGCAAGACGAAAAAGCATTTATTTTAGAATTATTAGAACCAAAAACGCAGAATGAAGCGTTTCGAAAACTCTTGCAATTATATCAAAAACCATTGTATAATCAAATCAGAAACATGGTTTTAAATCATGATGATGCCGACGATGTGCTTCAAAACACATTCATAAAGATATTTTCAAATCTTAAAAATTTTAAAGGCGACAGCAAATTATTCTCATGGATGTATCGAATTGCAACGAATGAAGCTATTACCTTTATGCAACAAAGAGCAAAAAAACAAGGTATTTCTAACGAGGAAGTACAACAAAAAGCAATAAATAAATTAGAAAGTGATGTTTTTTTTGATGGCAATGAAATACAATTAAAGCTCCAAAAAGCAATTGCTATTTTGCCCGAAAAACAACAATTAGTTTTTAAAATGAGATATTTTGAAGAATTAAAATACGAAGAAATGTCTGAGATTTTAACCACATCTGTTGGAGCATTAAAAGCTAGTTACCATATTGCGGTAAAAAAAATAGAAGAATATTTACATACCAATTAA